In one Streptomyces venezuelae genomic region, the following are encoded:
- the recG gene encoding ATP-dependent DNA helicase RecG, translating into MDLVPALEEPLKKVVGPATAKVMAEHLDLHTVGDLLHHYPRRYAERGELTRLADLPLDEHVTVVAQVATARILKFNGGRGQRLEVTITDGSGQVQLVFFGRGIHKPHKDLLPGTRAMFAGKVSVFNRKMQLAHPAYELLRGDGDEAGETVGSWAGAQLPIYPATAKLESWKIAKSVDMVLPSAQEAQDPLPPSLRDGRGLIPLPEALLKIHRPHSKADIAAARDRLKWDEAFVLQVALARRRYADAQLPAVARRRKPGGLLDAFDAKLPFTLTDGQEKVSKEIFDDLATEHPMHRLLQGEVGSGKTMVALRAMLAVVDAGGQAAMLAPTEVLAQQHHRSIVEMMGELAEGGMLGGAEHATKVTLLTGSMGAASRRQALLDLVTGDAGIVIGTHALIEDKVQFHDLGLVVVDEQHRFGVEQRDALRGKGKQPPHLLVMTATPIPRTVAMTVFGDLETSVLDQLPAGRSPIASHVVPAEDKPHFLARAWERVREEVENGHQAYVVCPRIGDEEEDPKKAKKKAEEEATAEKRPPLAVVEVAEQLARGPLSGLKVEVLHGRMQPDDKDAVMRRFAAGETQVLVATTVIEVGVNVPNATAMVIMDADRFGVSQLHQLRGRVGRGSAPGLCLLVTDMPEASPARGRLGAVASTLDGFELSRIDLEQRREGDVLGQAQSGVRSSLRMLAVIDDEEIIAAAREEAVAVVADDPELERLPALRTALDALLDAEREQYLDKG; encoded by the coding sequence ATGGATCTCGTGCCCGCGCTCGAAGAACCCCTGAAGAAAGTGGTCGGCCCCGCCACAGCGAAGGTGATGGCCGAGCACCTCGACCTGCACACGGTCGGTGACCTCCTGCACCACTACCCCCGGCGGTACGCCGAGCGCGGTGAGCTCACCCGCCTCGCCGACCTCCCCCTGGACGAGCACGTCACGGTGGTCGCCCAGGTCGCGACCGCGCGCATCCTGAAGTTCAACGGAGGTCGCGGCCAGCGCCTCGAAGTCACCATCACCGACGGAAGCGGCCAGGTCCAGCTCGTCTTCTTCGGCCGCGGCATCCACAAGCCGCACAAGGACCTGCTGCCCGGCACCCGCGCGATGTTCGCGGGCAAGGTGTCGGTCTTCAACCGCAAGATGCAGCTGGCCCACCCGGCGTACGAACTGCTGCGGGGCGACGGCGACGAGGCGGGCGAGACCGTCGGCTCCTGGGCCGGCGCCCAGCTGCCGATCTACCCGGCCACCGCCAAGCTGGAGTCCTGGAAGATCGCCAAGTCGGTCGACATGGTCCTGCCCAGCGCCCAGGAGGCCCAGGACCCGCTGCCGCCCTCCCTGCGCGACGGACGCGGCCTGATCCCGCTCCCCGAAGCCCTCCTGAAGATCCACCGGCCGCACTCCAAGGCGGACATCGCCGCCGCCCGCGACCGCCTCAAGTGGGACGAGGCCTTCGTCCTCCAGGTCGCCCTGGCCCGGCGGAGGTACGCGGACGCCCAACTCCCCGCCGTCGCCCGCAGGCGCAAGCCCGGCGGCCTCCTCGACGCGTTCGACGCCAAGCTGCCCTTCACCCTCACGGACGGCCAGGAGAAGGTCTCCAAGGAGATCTTCGACGACCTCGCGACCGAACACCCCATGCACCGCCTCCTCCAGGGAGAGGTCGGATCGGGGAAGACCATGGTCGCGCTGCGCGCCATGCTCGCCGTCGTGGACGCGGGCGGCCAGGCCGCGATGCTGGCGCCCACCGAAGTCCTCGCGCAGCAGCACCACCGCTCCATCGTCGAGATGATGGGCGAGCTGGCCGAGGGCGGCATGCTGGGCGGCGCCGAGCACGCCACGAAGGTCACGCTGCTCACCGGCTCCATGGGCGCGGCCTCCCGCCGCCAGGCCCTGCTCGACCTGGTCACCGGTGACGCCGGGATCGTCATCGGCACCCACGCGCTGATCGAGGACAAGGTCCAGTTCCACGACCTGGGCCTCGTCGTCGTCGACGAGCAGCACCGCTTCGGTGTGGAGCAGCGCGACGCCCTGCGCGGCAAGGGCAAGCAGCCCCCGCACCTCCTGGTCATGACGGCCACCCCCATCCCGCGGACCGTGGCGATGACCGTCTTCGGCGACCTGGAGACGTCCGTCCTGGACCAGCTCCCCGCCGGGCGCTCGCCGATCGCCAGCCACGTCGTCCCCGCCGAGGACAAGCCGCACTTCCTGGCCCGCGCCTGGGAGCGCGTGCGCGAGGAGGTCGAGAACGGCCACCAGGCGTACGTGGTGTGCCCCCGCATCGGTGATGAGGAAGAGGATCCGAAGAAGGCCAAGAAGAAGGCCGAGGAGGAGGCCACCGCCGAGAAGCGGCCCCCGCTCGCGGTCGTCGAGGTCGCCGAACAGCTCGCCCGCGGCCCGTTGAGCGGTCTGAAGGTCGAGGTCCTGCACGGCCGCATGCAGCCCGACGACAAGGACGCCGTGATGCGCCGCTTCGCCGCGGGCGAGACGCAGGTCCTCGTCGCGACGACGGTCATCGAGGTCGGCGTGAACGTACCGAACGCCACCGCCATGGTGATCATGGACGCGGACCGCTTCGGCGTCTCCCAGCTGCACCAGCTCCGCGGCCGCGTCGGCCGAGGCTCCGCCCCCGGCCTCTGCCTCCTGGTCACCGACATGCCCGAGGCCAGCCCCGCCCGCGGCCGCCTCGGAGCGGTCGCCTCCACCCTCGACGGATTCGAGCTGTCCCGCATCGACCTGGAGCAGCGCCGCGAGGGCGACGTCCTCGGCCAGGCCCAGTCCGGCGTCCGCTCCAGCCTGCGCATGCTCGCCGTCATCGACGACGAGGAGATCATCGCCGCCGCCCGCGAGGAAGCGGTCGCCGTGGTCGCCGACGACCCGGAGCTCGAGCGGCTGCCCGCGCTGCGCACCGCGCTGGACGCCCTCCTCGACGCGGAGCGCGAGCAGTACCTCGACAAGGGCTGA
- a CDS encoding DAK2 domain-containing protein, with protein MPQNLDAVAVRAWCRLALDALGRAREEIDSINVYPVADGDTGTNLYLTVESASQAVDAAFTGHEPALPSLTETVRAMAHGALIGARGNSGTILSQLLRGMAQVIGADGVPRGEADHVEGPVLERALRQAAESAYQAVAHPVEGTVLTVATAAADAATGTGGDCGAVARAAYEGARAALEATPGQLAVLGRAGVVDAGGRGLVAVLGALTGALSGEPLTARGAAHGKGSVHGHARVEAVECEDVPGDESGPAFEVIYLLEADDAAVTRLRARLDRLGDSLVVVGGDGLWNVHVHVDDAGAAVEAGVEAGRPHRIRITHFGADDAHTTTPHTTAQPPRERAQRAVVAVVPGEGLAGLYAEAGATTVPTRVGEPPASGELVDAIRRAHAREVVLLPNDAELRHTAAAAAEQARTEGVRVALIPTRSAVQGIAALAVHEPDRRFDEDVVAMTSAAGATRYGELAVAERQSWTMAGICQTGDVLGLIDGDVAVIGAEVARTAVSVLDRMLSAGGEMVTLVLGESVPDTVAEHLEKHVREAYLAVDTVVYRGGRQSALMLIGVE; from the coding sequence GTGCCGCAGAACCTCGACGCGGTCGCGGTGCGCGCCTGGTGCCGACTGGCTCTGGACGCCCTCGGCAGGGCCCGCGAGGAGATCGACTCGATCAACGTCTATCCGGTCGCGGACGGGGACACCGGGACGAACCTCTACCTGACCGTGGAATCCGCCTCGCAGGCGGTGGACGCGGCGTTCACGGGCCACGAACCCGCCCTCCCCTCGCTGACCGAGACGGTGCGCGCGATGGCGCACGGAGCGCTCATCGGCGCCCGCGGGAACTCGGGCACGATCCTGTCGCAGCTGCTGCGGGGGATGGCGCAGGTCATCGGCGCCGATGGGGTGCCCCGCGGTGAGGCAGATCACGTCGAGGGGCCGGTCCTGGAGCGCGCGCTGCGGCAGGCCGCCGAATCCGCGTACCAGGCGGTCGCCCACCCCGTCGAAGGCACCGTCCTGACGGTGGCCACCGCGGCCGCCGACGCGGCGACCGGCACCGGCGGCGACTGCGGGGCAGTGGCCAGGGCGGCGTACGAAGGGGCCCGTGCGGCGCTGGAGGCGACGCCCGGACAGCTCGCGGTACTCGGCCGCGCGGGGGTCGTGGACGCCGGGGGCCGGGGGCTCGTGGCGGTCCTGGGGGCGCTGACGGGCGCCCTCTCGGGCGAGCCCCTGACGGCGAGGGGCGCGGCACACGGCAAGGGCTCGGTCCACGGCCACGCACGCGTGGAGGCCGTCGAGTGCGAGGACGTGCCCGGCGACGAGAGCGGCCCCGCCTTCGAGGTGATCTACCTCCTGGAGGCGGACGACGCCGCCGTCACGCGGCTGCGGGCCCGCCTCGACCGGCTCGGCGACTCGCTCGTCGTGGTCGGCGGCGACGGGCTCTGGAACGTCCACGTCCACGTCGACGACGCGGGCGCCGCCGTCGAGGCCGGCGTGGAGGCGGGCCGCCCCCACCGCATCCGGATCACCCACTTCGGAGCGGACGACGCACACACCACCACCCCGCACACCACCGCCCAGCCGCCCAGGGAACGCGCACAGCGGGCCGTCGTCGCCGTCGTGCCCGGCGAGGGACTCGCCGGACTGTACGCGGAGGCCGGGGCGACCACCGTGCCCACGCGCGTGGGGGAGCCGCCCGCCAGCGGTGAGCTCGTCGACGCGATCCGGCGGGCCCACGCCCGTGAGGTGGTGCTCCTGCCGAACGACGCCGAGTTGCGGCATACCGCGGCCGCCGCCGCGGAACAGGCCCGCACCGAAGGCGTACGCGTCGCGCTCATCCCCACCCGCTCCGCCGTCCAAGGCATCGCGGCGCTCGCCGTGCACGAGCCGGACCGCCGCTTCGACGAGGACGTCGTCGCCATGACCTCGGCGGCCGGCGCGACCCGCTACGGCGAACTGGCCGTCGCCGAGCGGCAGTCCTGGACCATGGCGGGCATCTGCCAGACCGGCGACGTGCTCGGCCTGATCGACGGCGACGTGGCCGTGATCGGCGCCGAGGTGGCCCGCACCGCCGTCTCGGTCCTCGACCGCATGCTGTCGGCGGGCGGCGAGATGGTCACGCTCGTACTCGGCGAGTCCGTGCCCGACACCGTCGCCGAGCACCTGGAGAAGCACGTGCGCGAGGCGTACCTGGCCGTCGACACCGTCGTCTACCGAGGCGGCCGTCAGTCGGCGCTCATGCTCATCGGCGTGGAGTAG
- the rpmB gene encoding 50S ribosomal protein L28, whose protein sequence is MAANCDVCGKGPGFGNNISHSHRRTPRRWNPNIQRVRAVVSGTPKRLNACTSCIKAGKVSR, encoded by the coding sequence GTGGCTGCCAACTGCGACGTCTGTGGCAAGGGGCCGGGCTTCGGCAACAACATCTCGCACTCGCACCGCCGTACGCCCCGTCGCTGGAACCCGAACATCCAGCGTGTGCGTGCCGTGGTGAGCGGGACGCCGAAGCGCCTCAACGCTTGCACCTCGTGCATCAAGGCCGGCAAGGTCTCGCGCTGA